The following proteins are co-located in the Acidimicrobiales bacterium genome:
- a CDS encoding type II toxin-antitoxin system VapC family toxin, whose amino-acid sequence MTLAVDASALIKRYLREPGRDLVLDAMAQDPVWCASAMARTEAMVALHRVAMGRHQQRQLWAALREDWDGFVVVPVDEQCLARAVEIGAAYGVRSVDSVHLAAADRLPRPVRYLTFDRQQIPAAASLGLEVISPVSP is encoded by the coding sequence ATGACGCTCGCCGTCGATGCATCGGCGCTGATCAAGCGGTACCTGCGCGAACCGGGGCGTGACCTGGTGCTCGACGCGATGGCCCAGGATCCGGTGTGGTGCGCGTCGGCCATGGCCCGGACCGAGGCCATGGTGGCGCTGCACCGCGTGGCGATGGGGCGCCATCAGCAGCGGCAGCTGTGGGCGGCGCTGCGCGAGGACTGGGATGGGTTCGTGGTGGTGCCGGTCGACGAGCAGTGCCTGGCTCGGGCCGTCGAGATCGGCGCCGCCTACGGCGTCCGCAGCGTCGACTCGGTGCACCTGGCCGCGGCCGACCGCCTCCCCCGCCCGGTGCGCTACCTCACCTTCGACCGCCAGCAGATCCCCGCCGCGGCGTCGCTCGGCCTCGAGGTCATCTCCCCCGTCAGTCCCTGA
- a CDS encoding type II toxin-antitoxin system prevent-host-death family antitoxin — translation MDAAAEHARDRIAIRELRNQVAAVVRRAGAGERIVITVDGRPVAQLGPLSTDDTPTLDDLVAAGLARAPRRHDRPEPPEPIDPPIDARTGTVLEELRGS, via the coding sequence GTGGACGCCGCTGCCGAACACGCCCGCGATCGCATCGCCATCCGCGAGCTCCGCAACCAGGTGGCGGCGGTGGTGCGCCGTGCCGGTGCGGGCGAACGCATCGTGATCACCGTCGACGGCCGACCCGTCGCCCAGCTCGGCCCGCTCAGCACCGACGACACACCGACCCTCGACGATCTCGTCGCCGCGGGGCTGGCCCGGGCGCCGCGGCGCCACGACCGCCCCGAACCACCCGAGCCGATCGACCCGCCGATCGACGCCCGCACCGGCACGGTGCTCGAAGAGCTGCGGGGCAGCTGA
- a CDS encoding acyl-CoA dehydrogenase family protein — MNFAFSEEQEELRRITRQWLENKSPEATVRELMETEDGYDPKVWTQMGQEMGLQGLIIPEEHGGQGYSYVELIVVLEEMGKRLLCAPYFSTVALATNALLQAGTDDAKKSHLPGIAAGETIATLALTESNGRWDEEGITLEASGDTLTGEKMFVLDGHTANLILVVAKTGKGLGIYAVDGDASGLTRTPLATMDQTRKQAKLTFDNTPATLVSADDLGWDAIAQILDLAAVALAAEQVGGAQECLDMAVQYAKDRVQFGRPIGSFQAIKHKCADMLLEVESARSAAYYAGWCASELNDELPAVASLAKAYCSEAYFHASAENIQIHGGIGFTWEHPAHLYFKRAKSSELLFGDPAYHRELLAQRIGI; from the coding sequence GTGAACTTCGCATTCAGCGAGGAGCAGGAAGAGCTCCGGCGCATCACCCGGCAGTGGCTCGAGAACAAGTCTCCCGAGGCCACCGTTCGAGAGCTGATGGAGACCGAGGACGGCTACGACCCCAAGGTCTGGACCCAGATGGGCCAGGAGATGGGCCTGCAGGGCCTCATCATCCCCGAGGAGCACGGCGGCCAGGGCTACAGCTACGTCGAGCTCATCGTCGTGCTCGAGGAGATGGGCAAGCGGCTGCTGTGCGCCCCCTACTTCTCCACCGTCGCCCTCGCGACCAACGCGCTCCTCCAGGCCGGCACCGACGACGCCAAGAAGTCCCACCTGCCCGGCATCGCCGCGGGCGAGACCATCGCCACCCTCGCCCTCACCGAGAGCAACGGCCGGTGGGACGAGGAGGGCATCACCCTCGAAGCCTCCGGCGACACCCTCACCGGCGAGAAGATGTTCGTCCTCGACGGCCACACCGCCAACCTCATCCTCGTCGTCGCCAAGACCGGCAAGGGCCTCGGCATCTACGCCGTCGACGGCGACGCCTCGGGCCTCACCCGCACCCCGCTGGCCACCATGGACCAGACCCGCAAGCAGGCCAAGCTCACCTTCGACAACACCCCGGCCACCCTCGTGTCGGCCGACGACCTGGGCTGGGACGCCATCGCCCAGATCCTCGACCTCGCCGCGGTGGCCCTCGCCGCCGAGCAGGTCGGCGGCGCTCAGGAGTGCCTCGACATGGCGGTCCAGTACGCCAAGGACCGCGTGCAGTTCGGCCGGCCCATCGGTTCGTTCCAGGCCATCAAGCACAAGTGCGCCGACATGCTCCTCGAGGTCGAGTCGGCCCGCTCGGCCGCCTACTACGCCGGCTGGTGCGCCTCCGAGCTCAACGACGAGCTTCCCGCCGTCGCCAGCTTGGCCAAGGCCTACTGCTCCGAGGCCTACTTCCACGCCTCGGCCGAGAACATCCAGATCCACGGTGGCATCGGCTTCACCTGGGAGCACCCGGCCCACCTCTACTTCAAGCGGGCCAAGTCCTCCGAGCTGCTCTTCGGCGATCCGGCCTACCACCGCGAGCTGCTCGCCCAGCGCATCGGCATCTGA
- a CDS encoding alpha/beta hydrolase, which translates to MTEHRFTVDGNELVGHLALPPGSGTRALPGVVICHGFPAGTGGGANSARTYPELADRLANEMGWAALCFTYRGCGTSQGDFSLGGWLRDTLGAFEQLHQHPRVDQVWAVGFGTGGALCICAAAIDERIAGVAAMAAPADFDDWASHPRRLLDHAREQDAITTSNYPPSIEQWSRDLRRIRAVASAAELAPRALLLVHGSEDESVPVFDARVTGDAHGAADLRIIQGAGHQLRHDPRAIAVLLGWLDRQRHLQGAP; encoded by the coding sequence GTGACCGAACACCGCTTCACCGTCGACGGCAACGAGCTGGTGGGCCACCTCGCGCTCCCGCCCGGGAGCGGCACCCGTGCGCTGCCCGGGGTGGTGATCTGCCACGGGTTCCCCGCCGGCACCGGCGGTGGCGCCAACTCGGCCAGGACCTACCCCGAGCTGGCCGACCGCCTGGCCAACGAGATGGGCTGGGCCGCGCTGTGCTTCACCTACCGGGGGTGTGGCACCTCCCAGGGAGACTTCTCGCTCGGCGGGTGGCTCCGCGACACCCTCGGCGCGTTCGAACAGCTGCACCAGCACCCACGGGTCGACCAGGTGTGGGCGGTCGGGTTCGGCACCGGGGGAGCGCTGTGCATCTGCGCGGCGGCGATCGACGAACGTATCGCCGGAGTGGCGGCCATGGCCGCCCCCGCCGACTTCGACGACTGGGCCAGCCACCCTCGCCGCTTGCTCGATCACGCCCGCGAACAGGACGCCATCACCACGTCGAACTACCCGCCCTCGATCGAGCAGTGGTCACGTGACCTGCGCCGGATCCGAGCGGTGGCGTCGGCAGCGGAGCTCGCACCACGGGCACTGCTGCTCGTGCACGGATCCGAGGACGAGTCGGTTCCGGTGTTCGACGCCCGTGTCACCGGAGACGCGCACGGCGCGGCCGACCTGCGCATCATCCAGGGTGCGGGCCACCAGCTTCGCCACGACCCACGAGCCATCGCCGTGCTGCTCGGCTGGCTCGACCGTCAACGACACCTCCAAGGTGCACCATGA
- a CDS encoding YbaK/EbsC family protein — translation MSHPNADRVAHAARALGLEVEIREFPEGTRTADDAATAIGASVGQIVKSLVFSVDDEVVLALVSGANRLDEDKLAAAAGGIEVGRVGADTVRAATGYPIGGVPPVGHLAPLRVFCDEDLLGHDVVWAAAGTPRHVFSAEPRALVSAAGAAVAPLASERASP, via the coding sequence ATGAGCCACCCCAACGCCGACCGGGTCGCCCACGCCGCGCGCGCCCTCGGACTCGAGGTCGAGATCCGCGAGTTCCCCGAGGGCACCCGCACCGCCGACGACGCGGCAACGGCCATCGGGGCCTCGGTCGGCCAGATCGTGAAGTCGCTGGTGTTCTCGGTCGACGACGAGGTCGTGCTCGCCCTGGTGAGCGGAGCGAACCGGCTCGACGAGGACAAGCTGGCTGCTGCGGCTGGCGGCATCGAGGTGGGGCGGGTGGGGGCCGACACCGTACGGGCGGCGACGGGCTACCCGATCGGCGGGGTCCCGCCGGTCGGCCACCTCGCACCCCTGCGGGTGTTCTGCGACGAGGACCTGTTGGGCCACGACGTGGTGTGGGCCGCAGCCGGAACACCTCGCCACGTGTTCAGCGCCGAGCCTCGCGCCCTGGTCTCGGCGGCCGGCGCGGCCGTGGCCCCCCTTGCGTCGGAGCGAGCCAGCCCGTGA
- a CDS encoding HhH-GPD-type base excision DNA repair protein: MSTPTIPITGDPDSDSLLVTDPLALVIGMLLDQQVSMELAFSGPAKLRDRLGERFTAEAIATMDPDEFEAVCRQKPAIHRFPASMAGRIQDLCAHLVEHYGGDAAKVWSRTRTGAGLHERVSALPGFGEEKTKIFIAVLAKRLGKRPAGWEEVAAPFSDAVPRSVADVDSAESLQKVREWKKAQKAKGRSKQD, from the coding sequence ATGTCGACGCCCACCATCCCCATCACCGGAGATCCCGACTCCGATTCACTGCTCGTGACCGACCCGCTCGCACTGGTCATCGGGATGCTCCTCGACCAGCAGGTCTCGATGGAGCTGGCCTTCTCCGGGCCCGCCAAGTTGCGCGACCGTCTGGGCGAGCGGTTCACCGCCGAGGCCATCGCCACCATGGACCCCGACGAGTTCGAGGCGGTGTGCCGACAGAAGCCGGCGATCCACCGGTTCCCGGCGTCGATGGCCGGCCGGATCCAGGATCTGTGTGCCCATCTGGTCGAGCACTACGGCGGCGACGCGGCCAAGGTGTGGTCGCGCACCCGCACCGGCGCCGGCCTCCACGAACGGGTCTCGGCGCTTCCCGGCTTCGGCGAGGAGAAGACCAAGATCTTCATCGCGGTGCTGGCCAAGCGGCTGGGCAAGCGGCCGGCCGGGTGGGAGGAGGTGGCCGCCCCGTTCTCCGACGCCGTGCCCCGCTCGGTCGCCGACGTCGACTCGGCCGAGTCGCTGCAGAAGGTGCGCGAGTGGAAGAAGGCACAGAAGGCCAAGGGCAGGTCCAAACAGGACTGA
- the aceE gene encoding pyruvate dehydrogenase (acetyl-transferring), homodimeric type, translated as MDGFVHQLPDIDPTETEEWLDSLDAVVGTRGSSRARYLLSKLLVRARELQVGVPASVSTPYVNTIPSEEEPWFPGDEDVERRIRRFIRWNAAVMVIKANEAADGIGGHLSTFASSASLYEVGFNHFFRGKDSGLAGDQVYIQGHAAPGIYARAYLEGRLTESELDRFRREIGGGGLSSYPHPRLMPNFWEFPTVSMGLGPINSIYQARFNRYLHHRRVDDTSQSRVWCFLGDGEVDEPETLGSISLAARERLDNLVWVVNCNLQRLDGPVRGNGKIIQELEAIFRGAGWNVIKVVWGSRWDELLARDVDGVLLNKMNDTVDGEFQRYAVESGAYIREHFFGPDPRLRQLVDHLSDEDLRALPRGGHDHRKLYAAYRMATEQEGAPTVILAKTVKGWTLGPDVEGRNATHQIKKMTMQQLRNLRDRLHLHDDIAEDALADDADPPYVRFDTDSVEYQYLMDRRKAFDGPVPQRVVRERRALTMATDGPFEELYSGSGDQEVSTTTAFTRVLRNLMRDGEFGPRVVPIIPDEARTFGMDAMFREFKIYASQGQLYEPVDAQLLLSYTEGQDGQILEEGITEAGSMASFTAAGTSYSVHGVPMVPFFTFYSMFGFQRVGDLIWAAADARAKGFLCGATAGRTTLLGEGLQHQDGHSHVLAATVPTIRAYDPAFAYEMAVIVREGIARMYGDGEEVMYYLTLYNENYQMPERPDGVDDGIIEGLYRWAPAPEGAEHGAAILFSGSMQGGARAAQAELAEHYGVGAELWSATSYKGLRDQAMSTERWNRLHPGEQGRIPRVTELLGEGSGPVVAVTDHMTLVPDQIGRWVPRTFVPLGTDGFGRSDTREAMRRFFEIDTGHIVVATLWGLARDGVIEAELVDDAIRRYDIDPDATDPKVTWPED; from the coding sequence ATCGACGGCTTCGTCCACCAGCTCCCAGACATCGACCCCACCGAGACCGAAGAGTGGTTGGACTCGCTCGACGCGGTCGTCGGGACCCGCGGATCCTCACGCGCCCGCTACCTGCTCTCCAAGTTGCTCGTCCGTGCCCGAGAGCTGCAGGTCGGGGTGCCGGCCAGCGTCTCGACCCCCTACGTCAACACCATCCCCAGCGAGGAAGAACCGTGGTTCCCCGGCGACGAGGACGTCGAACGTCGCATCCGGCGCTTCATCCGGTGGAACGCGGCCGTCATGGTCATCAAGGCCAACGAGGCCGCCGACGGGATCGGTGGCCACCTGTCCACCTTCGCCTCGTCGGCGTCGCTCTACGAGGTGGGGTTCAACCACTTCTTCCGGGGCAAGGACAGCGGCCTCGCCGGCGACCAGGTGTACATCCAGGGCCACGCCGCTCCGGGCATCTACGCGCGGGCGTACCTCGAGGGCCGCCTCACCGAGTCCGAGCTCGACCGGTTCCGCCGCGAGATCGGCGGGGGCGGCCTGTCGAGCTACCCCCACCCCCGGCTGATGCCCAACTTCTGGGAGTTCCCCACCGTGTCGATGGGGCTGGGTCCCATCAACTCGATCTACCAGGCGCGGTTCAACCGCTACCTGCATCACCGCCGGGTCGACGACACCAGCCAGAGCCGGGTGTGGTGCTTCCTCGGCGACGGTGAGGTCGACGAGCCCGAGACCCTCGGATCGATCTCGCTCGCCGCGCGTGAGCGCCTCGACAACCTGGTGTGGGTCGTCAACTGCAACCTCCAGCGCCTCGACGGTCCGGTGCGGGGCAACGGCAAGATCATCCAGGAGCTCGAAGCGATCTTCCGGGGTGCGGGCTGGAACGTCATCAAGGTCGTGTGGGGCTCGCGCTGGGACGAGCTGCTCGCCCGCGACGTCGACGGCGTGCTGCTCAACAAGATGAACGACACCGTCGACGGCGAGTTCCAACGCTATGCCGTCGAGTCCGGCGCATACATCCGCGAGCACTTCTTCGGTCCCGATCCCCGGCTGCGCCAGCTCGTCGACCACCTCTCCGACGAGGATCTGCGGGCGCTGCCCCGCGGGGGCCACGACCACCGCAAGCTCTACGCGGCGTACCGCATGGCGACCGAGCAGGAGGGTGCCCCCACCGTCATCCTCGCCAAGACCGTCAAGGGCTGGACCCTCGGTCCCGACGTCGAGGGTCGCAACGCCACCCACCAGATCAAGAAGATGACGATGCAGCAGTTGCGGAACCTGCGCGACCGGCTGCATCTCCACGACGACATCGCCGAGGATGCTCTGGCCGACGACGCCGATCCGCCCTATGTGCGCTTCGACACCGACTCGGTCGAGTACCAGTACCTGATGGACCGTCGCAAGGCGTTCGACGGCCCCGTGCCCCAACGGGTGGTGCGCGAGCGTCGGGCCCTCACCATGGCCACCGACGGTCCGTTCGAGGAGCTCTACTCGGGATCCGGCGACCAGGAGGTGTCCACCACCACCGCCTTCACCCGGGTGCTCCGCAACCTCATGCGCGACGGCGAGTTCGGGCCCCGGGTGGTGCCGATCATCCCCGACGAGGCACGCACCTTCGGCATGGACGCCATGTTCCGCGAGTTCAAGATCTACGCCTCGCAGGGCCAGCTCTACGAACCGGTCGACGCCCAGTTGCTGCTGTCCTACACCGAGGGCCAGGACGGCCAGATCCTCGAGGAGGGCATCACCGAAGCCGGCTCGATGGCCAGCTTCACCGCCGCCGGCACCTCGTACTCGGTGCACGGCGTACCGATGGTGCCGTTCTTCACCTTCTACTCGATGTTCGGGTTCCAGCGGGTGGGCGACCTCATCTGGGCCGCGGCCGACGCCCGGGCCAAGGGCTTCCTCTGCGGCGCGACCGCGGGCCGCACCACGCTGTTGGGCGAGGGTCTGCAGCACCAGGACGGTCACAGCCACGTGCTGGCCGCGACGGTCCCCACCATCCGGGCCTATGACCCCGCGTTCGCCTACGAGATGGCGGTCATCGTCCGCGAGGGCATCGCCCGCATGTACGGCGACGGTGAGGAGGTCATGTACTACCTCACCCTCTACAACGAGAACTACCAGATGCCCGAGCGGCCCGACGGCGTCGACGACGGCATCATCGAGGGCCTCTACCGGTGGGCACCGGCACCCGAAGGCGCCGAACACGGCGCCGCCATCCTGTTCTCGGGCAGCATGCAGGGTGGCGCCCGAGCAGCCCAGGCCGAGCTGGCCGAGCACTACGGGGTCGGCGCCGAGCTGTGGAGTGCCACGAGCTACAAGGGCCTCCGCGACCAGGCGATGAGCACCGAGCGGTGGAACCGGCTCCATCCCGGCGAGCAGGGACGCATCCCCCGGGTGACCGAGCTGCTCGGCGAGGGATCGGGTCCGGTGGTGGCGGTCACCGACCACATGACCCTCGTCCCCGACCAGATCGGTCGCTGGGTGCCGCGCACCTTCGTACCCCTCGGCACCGACGGGTTCGGCCGCAGCGACACCCGCGAGGCCATGCGCCGCTTCTTCGAGATCGACACCGGCCACATCGTGGTGGCGACGCTGTGGGGTCTCGCACGCGACGGTGTCATCGAAGCTGAACTGGTCGACGATGCCATCCGCCGCTATGACATCGACCCTGACGCCACCGATCCCAAGGTGACCTGGCCCGAGGACTGA
- a CDS encoding RNase H family protein: MTLVAYTDGACSGNPGPGGWAWVRPDGPWASGAERRSTNQRMEITAAFEAVRAAKGPIEIVSDSTYVVNCFRDRWWEGWLRRGWTNSKKEPVANRDLWEPFIDLVLERGDVSFRWVKGHGGDPLNDMADRLAVAAAAEQRGRSGATLPDVSKLPTDATGAAGAPLAGARRDHRLPDLAIAEHGVAVFGHRPPALGGYDDNPVARGVRHSLAEILAARRELDPDLVVVSGLRLGAEQLGAEAAIEVGLPLVAVLPHPDPDSRWPPAARRHFAELLEAAAETVTLERKVPATAQAAGASLARRDAWLARNVASAILVWDRQDPSLSRLASSLEDHLGAEVWYLEPA, encoded by the coding sequence ATGACGCTCGTGGCCTACACCGACGGTGCCTGCAGCGGGAACCCCGGACCGGGAGGGTGGGCGTGGGTCCGACCCGATGGCCCCTGGGCCAGCGGCGCAGAGCGGCGCTCCACGAACCAGCGCATGGAGATCACCGCCGCGTTCGAAGCCGTGCGGGCGGCGAAGGGTCCGATCGAGATCGTGTCGGACTCGACCTATGTCGTGAACTGCTTCCGCGACCGGTGGTGGGAGGGTTGGCTGCGGCGGGGGTGGACCAACTCGAAGAAGGAGCCGGTCGCCAACCGGGACCTGTGGGAGCCGTTCATCGACCTCGTCCTCGAGCGGGGCGATGTCAGCTTCCGGTGGGTGAAGGGCCACGGCGGCGATCCGCTCAACGACATGGCCGACCGGTTGGCGGTGGCCGCCGCCGCCGAGCAGCGGGGGCGGTCGGGGGCGACCCTGCCCGACGTGTCGAAGCTGCCCACCGACGCGACCGGGGCCGCCGGGGCCCCCCTCGCGGGGGCGCGGCGCGACCACCGCCTGCCCGACCTGGCGATCGCCGAGCACGGCGTGGCGGTGTTCGGCCACCGGCCTCCTGCGCTCGGGGGCTACGACGACAACCCCGTCGCTCGGGGGGTCCGGCACTCGCTGGCGGAGATCCTCGCGGCCCGCCGTGAGCTCGATCCCGACCTGGTCGTGGTGTCGGGCCTGCGTCTGGGAGCCGAACAGCTCGGTGCCGAAGCGGCGATCGAGGTCGGCCTCCCCCTGGTGGCCGTGCTTCCCCACCCCGACCCGGACTCACGTTGGCCACCTGCTGCTCGCCGGCACTTCGCCGAACTGCTCGAGGCTGCCGCCGAGACCGTCACCCTCGAACGGAAGGTCCCCGCGACGGCCCAGGCGGCCGGTGCATCGCTGGCTCGTCGCGACGCCTGGCTGGCCCGCAACGTCGCGTCGGCGATCCTCGTCTGGGACCGCCAGGACCCGAGCTTGTCGCGGCTGGCGTCGAGCCTCGAGGACCATCTGGGTGCCGAGGTGTGGTACCTGGAACCGGCGTGA
- a CDS encoding PASTA domain-containing protein, protein MTRDPASDPGAGDLPLGTHPLPFMLLLAIVAVAAVVASTSLAGLVGAGILEGGPTLVEVPDLVGDDEQQARTELQEAGLVPVIITAQNVQVPPGEVTAQEPSAGESVPNGTSVEVRVSVGDEFARAPDLRGSPSHELFLLLAAYGLSVGEVSYQQSDAAADEVLSQDPAPGKLIERGSTIDVVLSTGPPMIDIPDVRREPERDAVRILEDAGFEVHILDRYSGWVSRGSAVSTEPEADEQAPRGSRLILYISRGAPPTTTTSTTTPPSTTTTAPPTTSTTSTTTPGESDPSNPADEIITPGGSGSSSPADEIIVP, encoded by the coding sequence GTGACTCGCGATCCTGCATCTGATCCGGGTGCCGGCGATCTGCCCCTTGGCACCCATCCGCTGCCGTTCATGCTCCTCCTGGCCATCGTGGCCGTCGCCGCGGTGGTGGCCAGCACCTCGTTGGCGGGCCTGGTCGGGGCCGGAATCCTGGAAGGAGGCCCGACCCTGGTCGAGGTGCCCGACCTCGTCGGCGACGACGAGCAGCAGGCGCGCACGGAGCTGCAGGAAGCAGGGCTGGTCCCGGTGATCATCACCGCCCAGAACGTGCAGGTCCCACCCGGCGAGGTCACCGCCCAGGAACCATCGGCCGGTGAGAGCGTCCCGAACGGAACCTCGGTCGAGGTGAGAGTCAGCGTCGGCGACGAGTTTGCCCGCGCCCCCGACCTGCGCGGCTCACCCAGCCACGAGCTGTTCCTGCTCCTCGCTGCCTACGGGCTGTCGGTCGGCGAGGTCAGCTACCAGCAGAGCGACGCCGCCGCCGACGAGGTGCTCAGCCAGGATCCCGCTCCCGGCAAGCTGATCGAGCGCGGCAGCACCATCGACGTCGTGCTGTCCACGGGTCCGCCGATGATCGACATCCCCGACGTGCGGCGCGAGCCTGAACGAGACGCGGTCCGGATCCTCGAGGACGCCGGGTTCGAGGTCCACATCCTCGACCGCTACTCCGGTTGGGTCAGCAGGGGCAGCGCGGTGTCGACCGAACCCGAAGCCGACGAACAGGCACCGCGCGGCTCACGGCTCATCCTCTACATCTCCCGCGGCGCGCCCCCCACCACCACCACGTCGACGACGACCCCGCCGTCGACGACCACGACCGCACCTCCGACCACGTCGACGACCTCCACCACCACCCCCGGCGAATCCGACCCCTCGAACCCGGCCGACGAGATCATCACCCCCGGCGGATCCGGCTCCTCGAGCCCGGCCGACGAGATCATCGTCCCCTGA
- a CDS encoding J domain-containing protein yields the protein MPEDELSPRSARRIRAFGRRRARNEADDSVQMDDDTGHAWWAQRDTLDNLVDPKPHGQAARARRLADAAFAPEGSTAPRRPPSPSSDPTRPNPPRSSWAPEDVFAWAAPPEPEPVDQNGHTPWDVLGLTSDASWPEVARRHRQLAKQHHPDRHGSSDLTARARAESTMSQINAAFSDLRRIYRLTNDL from the coding sequence ATGCCCGAAGACGAGCTCTCGCCTCGATCCGCCCGGCGGATCCGTGCCTTCGGGCGACGTCGCGCCCGGAATGAGGCGGACGACTCGGTCCAGATGGACGACGACACCGGTCACGCCTGGTGGGCCCAACGGGACACCCTCGACAACCTGGTCGACCCGAAGCCCCATGGCCAGGCCGCCCGGGCGCGACGTCTGGCCGACGCCGCCTTCGCCCCGGAGGGCTCCACCGCCCCTCGCCGGCCACCATCACCGTCCTCCGATCCGACCCGCCCCAACCCACCACGGTCCAGCTGGGCTCCCGAGGACGTCTTTGCGTGGGCGGCTCCGCCGGAACCCGAGCCGGTCGACCAGAACGGGCACACCCCCTGGGATGTCCTCGGCCTGACATCGGATGCATCGTGGCCCGAGGTCGCCCGGCGCCACCGCCAGCTGGCCAAGCAGCACCATCCCGACCGCCACGGCAGCAGCGACCTGACCGCCCGTGCCCGTGCCGAGAGCACGATGTCGCAGATCAACGCCGCGTTCAGCGACCTCCGTCGGATCTACCGACTGACCAACGACCTCTGA